From Sphingopyxis sp. MWB1, a single genomic window includes:
- a CDS encoding bifunctional [glutamine synthetase] adenylyltransferase/[glutamine synthetase]-adenylyl-L-tyrosine phosphorylase — MTATLPPATAPARNSARQSALDRLKAHAPFLARLAELYPADVEAFLTDGVDAALAGLTPPSVDDHIMVALRQWRGRAALLLALGDLSGEHDVATTTRLLSDFADQACDLALAAAFAERVPDAAPRGLAVIALGKLGSHELNYSSDIDPILIFDPETLPRRERDDPDEAAVRIARRMVEILSTRTGEGHVLRVDLRLRPHPEVTPIVLPVNAAISYYESQALAWEQAAFIRSRASAGDKALGEAFLDAIQPFIWRRSLDFRQLKEIGAMSDRIRDHYAQGQAFAPGYDLKRGRGGIREIEFFAQVHQLIYGGREPALRVPATMDALAALAAAGRIDADVAARLTGHYAFMRRIEHRLQMIEDQQTHCLPTQAEALDGVARLDGEADGAALLARLEPVVKDVGAIYDRLVAERAEREGLPRDEAELAARLVAAGFDPPDAALRIIGDWRAGKERALRSPAAQEALEAVLPELVTALGAAPDPAQTLLRFDKLVAGLPSAINFFHLLAAQPALARIATRILSLAPALADALAARVELIEGLIDRRAFEAPATCEELLVEWAPGLAGLDYERLLDRVRDRVGERRFAYGAQLVSSASDPLDIARGYSELAEAALRVLADATVAEFVEAHGRVPDSELVILALGRLGGRSLTHASDLDLIYLFTGDHLAESDGPRPLGATSYYNRLAQRVTAAMSVPTAAGKLYDVDTRLRPQGAQGPLVVTLDSFERYQREEAWTWEHMALLRARPVYGSDAARGQLERLIRELLARPRDAGEVRRDAASMRDKMLTHKPPKGPLDIKGGPGGLVDLEFAMQVTQLSTGQCHDPQIDAALACMRGVDLAPAGIPEAYELLARMLVMLRLTAPDGEPATPAARDMMASACGEPGWPQLLAAHDAARQEVADWWASIRPHDSQEQEMET, encoded by the coding sequence ATGACTGCCACCCTCCCTCCCGCCACGGCCCCGGCCCGAAATTCTGCCCGCCAATCGGCGCTCGACCGGCTCAAGGCCCATGCGCCTTTCCTCGCGCGGCTGGCCGAACTTTACCCGGCGGATGTTGAGGCCTTTCTGACCGATGGTGTCGATGCCGCGCTCGCGGGGCTGACGCCGCCGTCGGTCGATGACCATATCATGGTCGCGCTGCGCCAGTGGCGCGGGCGCGCGGCGCTGCTGCTCGCGCTCGGCGATTTGTCGGGCGAGCATGATGTGGCGACGACGACGCGCCTGCTCTCCGATTTTGCCGATCAGGCGTGCGACCTTGCGCTTGCCGCCGCCTTTGCCGAGCGGGTGCCCGATGCCGCGCCGCGCGGGCTGGCGGTGATCGCGCTCGGCAAGCTGGGCAGCCATGAGCTGAATTATTCCTCGGACATCGACCCGATCCTGATCTTTGACCCCGAAACCTTGCCGCGCCGGGAGCGCGACGATCCCGATGAGGCGGCGGTGCGGATCGCGCGGCGGATGGTCGAAATATTGTCGACGCGGACGGGCGAGGGCCATGTGCTGCGCGTCGACCTGCGCCTGCGTCCGCATCCTGAAGTGACGCCGATCGTCCTGCCGGTGAATGCTGCCATATCCTATTATGAATCGCAGGCGCTGGCATGGGAACAGGCGGCCTTTATTCGCAGCCGTGCTTCGGCAGGGGACAAGGCGCTGGGCGAGGCCTTTCTGGACGCGATCCAGCCCTTCATCTGGCGGCGCAGCCTCGATTTCCGGCAACTCAAGGAAATCGGCGCGATGAGCGACCGCATCCGCGACCATTATGCACAGGGGCAGGCCTTTGCCCCCGGCTATGATCTGAAGCGCGGGCGCGGCGGGATTCGCGAGATCGAATTTTTCGCGCAGGTGCATCAGCTTATCTATGGCGGACGCGAGCCTGCGCTGCGCGTGCCCGCGACCATGGATGCGCTGGCGGCGCTGGCGGCGGCGGGGCGGATCGACGCCGATGTCGCGGCGCGGCTGACCGGTCATTATGCCTTTATGCGGCGGATCGAGCACCGGCTGCAGATGATCGAGGATCAGCAGACGCACTGCCTGCCGACGCAGGCCGAGGCGCTGGACGGCGTGGCGCGGCTTGATGGCGAGGCGGATGGCGCGGCGCTGCTGGCGCGGCTGGAACCCGTGGTGAAGGACGTCGGGGCCATTTACGACCGGCTGGTCGCCGAACGGGCGGAGCGCGAAGGGCTGCCCCGCGACGAGGCGGAGCTGGCCGCGCGCCTGGTCGCCGCCGGTTTCGACCCGCCCGATGCGGCGCTGCGTATCATTGGCGACTGGCGTGCGGGCAAGGAACGCGCGCTGCGAAGCCCCGCCGCGCAGGAGGCGCTGGAAGCGGTTTTGCCCGAACTGGTGACGGCGCTGGGCGCGGCCCCCGACCCGGCCCAGACCCTGCTGCGCTTTGACAAGCTGGTCGCCGGGCTGCCGAGCGCGATCAATTTTTTCCACCTGCTCGCCGCGCAGCCCGCGTTGGCGCGGATTGCGACGCGCATATTGTCGCTCGCGCCCGCGCTGGCCGATGCGCTGGCGGCGCGGGTCGAACTGATCGAGGGGTTGATCGACCGCCGCGCCTTTGAAGCGCCCGCGACCTGCGAGGAGTTGCTGGTCGAATGGGCACCGGGGCTGGCGGGGCTCGATTACGAACGGTTGCTCGACCGGGTGCGCGACCGGGTGGGCGAAAGGCGCTTCGCCTATGGGGCGCAGCTTGTGTCAAGTGCGAGCGACCCGCTCGACATTGCGCGCGGCTATTCGGAGCTGGCCGAGGCGGCGCTGCGCGTGCTGGCCGATGCGACGGTCGCCGAATTTGTCGAGGCGCATGGCCGGGTGCCGGACAGCGAATTGGTGATATTGGCGCTGGGGCGGCTTGGCGGACGCTCGCTTACGCATGCGTCGGACCTGGATCTCATTTATCTGTTTACCGGCGACCATCTGGCCGAATCCGACGGTCCGCGGCCCTTGGGGGCGACCAGCTATTATAATCGCCTTGCCCAGCGAGTGACGGCGGCGATGTCGGTGCCGACCGCGGCGGGAAAGCTGTATGATGTCGATACACGCCTGCGTCCGCAGGGGGCGCAGGGGCCACTGGTCGTCACGCTCGACAGTTTCGAACGCTATCAGCGCGAGGAAGCGTGGACATGGGAGCATATGGCGTTGCTCCGCGCGCGGCCCGTTTATGGGTCCGACGCCGCGCGGGGCCAGCTTGAGCGGTTGATCCGCGAGCTGCTGGCGCGCCCGCGCGATGCGGGCGAGGTGCGGCGCGATGCGGCGTCCATGCGCGACAAGATGCTGACCCACAAGCCGCCCAAGGGGCCGCTGGATATCAAGGGCGGGCCCGGCGGGCTCGTCGATCTGGAATTTGCGATGCAGGTGACCCAGCTTTCGACCGGGCAATGCCACGATCCGCAGATTGACGCGGCGCTGGCCTGTATGCGCGGCGTGGATCTGGCGCCGGCAGGGATCCCCGAGGCCTATGAATTGCTCGCGCGCATGCTGGTCATGCTGCGCCTGACGGCTCCCGATGGCGAACCGGCGACGCCGGCGGCGCGCGACATGATGGCGAGCGCGTGCGGCGAGCCGGGCTGGCCGCAACTGCTTGCCGCCCATGATGCGGCGCGGCAGGAGGTGGCCGACTGGTGGGCCTCGATTCGCCCGCATGACAGCCAAGAGCAGGAGATGGAGACATGA
- a CDS encoding response regulator, translating to MSLGQAIAPHLPYLRRYGRSISGSQKHGDALVAQILEQLVADPSHIDTNGDLRLQLYRMIHQNFGTFAADVEASDEAAVPDAAIADARLQRIPSLARQALLLTAVEGFSIDEVARIVERETEAVEALIREATAEIDRQTHARILIIEDEPIIAMDIEMIVRELGHDVVAVATTHAEAVAEAQKHQPGLVLADIQLADNSSGIEAVQEILGSMSVPVIFITAFPERLLTGDRPEPAFLLTKPYQPATLRAAISQVLFFDESTVPA from the coding sequence ATGTCATTGGGTCAGGCCATTGCGCCGCACCTTCCTTATTTGCGGCGTTATGGACGGTCGATTTCGGGCAGTCAGAAACATGGCGATGCGTTGGTCGCGCAAATATTGGAACAGCTGGTCGCCGACCCTTCGCATATTGATACCAATGGCGACCTTCGGCTGCAGCTTTATCGCATGATCCATCAGAATTTCGGCACTTTTGCTGCCGATGTCGAGGCGAGCGACGAAGCGGCTGTCCCCGATGCGGCGATTGCCGATGCCCGGTTGCAACGTATTCCGTCGCTGGCACGGCAGGCCTTGCTGCTGACGGCGGTGGAAGGGTTCAGCATCGACGAGGTCGCCCGGATCGTGGAGCGCGAGACCGAAGCGGTCGAGGCGCTGATCCGGGAAGCAACCGCCGAAATCGACCGTCAGACCCACGCCCGCATCCTGATCATCGAGGATGAGCCGATCATTGCGATGGACATCGAAATGATCGTGCGCGAACTGGGTCATGATGTGGTGGCCGTCGCGACCACCCATGCCGAGGCGGTGGCCGAAGCCCAAAAGCATCAGCCTGGCCTGGTGCTCGCCGATATTCAGCTTGCCGACAATAGTTCGGGGATCGAGGCGGTGCAGGAAATTTTGGGCAGCATGAGTGTGCCGGTGATCTTTATCACCGCTTTCCCCGAACGCTTGCTGACGGGCGACCGGCCCGAGCCGGCCTTTTTGCTGACCAAGCCTTATCAGCCCGCGACCTTGCGTGCGGCAATTTCGCAGGTACTCTTCTTTGATGAAAGCACGGTTCCCGCCTGA
- a CDS encoding NepR family anti-sigma factor, translated as MNVVLRRAYESAVDEEIPQSMLDLLDKLD; from the coding sequence GTGAATGTCGTCTTGCGCCGCGCCTATGAAAGCGCGGTCGATGAGGAAATTCCGCAGTCGATGCTCGACCTGCTCGACAAGCTGGACTGA
- the tgt gene encoding tRNA guanosine(34) transglycosylase Tgt — MTDRFAFSIAATDGAARTGTIRMQRGEIRTPAFMPVGTAATVKAMRPAEVRATGADIILGNTYHLMLRPGAERMARLGGLHDFMGWDRPILTDSGGYQVMSLSALTKQSEDGVAFKSHLDGSRHLLTPERSMEIQRLLGSDIVMAFDECPPNGVDAKRAEASMERSMRWAARSRAGFDAGEDHAARAALFGIQQGSLDEKLRARSAEALIEIGFDGYAIGGLAVGEGQEAMFGVLDYAPEQLPADKPRYLMGVGKPDDLVGAVARGVDMFDCVLPTRSGRNGQAFTWNGPINIRNAKFAEDQGPLDADCDCPVCTGWSRAYLHHLVRSGEMLGAMLMTQHNLHFYQALMQTMREAIAAGRFAGFQAGFAERYRK; from the coding sequence ATGACCGACAGATTCGCCTTTTCCATCGCCGCGACCGACGGCGCCGCGCGCACGGGCACGATCCGGATGCAGCGCGGCGAAATCCGCACCCCCGCTTTTATGCCCGTGGGGACCGCGGCGACGGTCAAGGCGATGCGCCCGGCCGAGGTGCGCGCGACGGGCGCCGATATCATTTTGGGCAATACCTATCATCTGATGCTGCGTCCCGGCGCCGAGCGCATGGCGCGGCTGGGCGGGCTGCATGATTTCATGGGCTGGGACCGCCCCATATTGACCGACAGCGGCGGCTATCAGGTGATGAGCCTCTCGGCGCTGACCAAGCAGAGCGAGGATGGGGTGGCGTTCAAAAGCCATCTGGATGGCTCGCGGCATTTGTTGACCCCCGAACGCTCGATGGAAATCCAGCGGTTGCTGGGCAGCGATATTGTGATGGCGTTCGACGAATGCCCGCCGAACGGCGTCGATGCCAAGCGCGCCGAGGCGAGCATGGAGCGTTCGATGCGCTGGGCGGCGCGGAGCCGTGCGGGTTTTGATGCGGGCGAGGACCATGCCGCGCGCGCCGCGCTGTTCGGTATTCAGCAGGGGTCGCTTGATGAAAAGCTGCGGGCACGGTCAGCCGAGGCGCTGATAGAGATCGGCTTTGACGGCTATGCCATTGGCGGGCTGGCAGTGGGCGAGGGGCAGGAGGCGATGTTCGGCGTGCTCGACTATGCGCCCGAGCAGCTTCCCGCGGACAAGCCGCGCTATCTGATGGGGGTCGGAAAGCCCGACGATCTGGTCGGGGCGGTGGCGCGCGGGGTCGATATGTTCGATTGCGTGCTGCCGACGCGCTCGGGCCGCAACGGGCAGGCCTTTACTTGGAACGGGCCCATCAATATCCGCAACGCCAAATTTGCCGAAGATCAGGGGCCGCTGGACGCGGATTGCGATTGTCCGGTGTGTACGGGCTGGTCGCGCGCCTATCTGCACCATTTGGTCCGTTCGGGCGAAATGCTGGGGGCGATGCTGATGACGCAGCATAATCTGCATTTCTATCAGGCGTTGATGCAGACGATGCGCGAGGCGATTGCGGCGGGGCGTTTTGCGGGCTTTCAGGCGGGTTTTGCGGAGCGATACCGCAAATAG
- a CDS encoding hemerythrin domain-containing protein: MSETRIFARLKADHDRHRDLLDRIDATQGDSPERAELFETFRVEVTAHAAAEEMSLYATMLGKPDLRDEAQHSVSEHKEVEDMLTELYEMDFGSTGWLTRFRTMKERYLHHIDEEEEEMFPEAEKGLSEERKKELIAIFEKEKPKEKAKAAEEEPSSDDERE, encoded by the coding sequence ATGAGCGAGACGCGAATTTTTGCCAGGTTGAAGGCCGACCATGACCGGCACCGCGATCTTTTGGATCGCATTGATGCGACTCAGGGTGACAGCCCGGAACGGGCGGAGCTGTTCGAGACCTTTCGCGTCGAGGTGACGGCGCATGCCGCGGCTGAGGAGATGTCGCTCTATGCGACGATGCTCGGCAAGCCCGATTTGCGCGACGAGGCGCAGCATAGCGTATCCGAACATAAGGAAGTCGAGGATATGCTGACCGAGCTTTATGAAATGGATTTCGGCTCGACCGGCTGGCTCACCCGCTTTCGCACGATGAAGGAGCGCTATCTCCACCATATCGACGAGGAAGAGGAGGAGATGTTCCCCGAAGCCGAGAAGGGACTGTCGGAGGAACGCAAGAAAGAGCTGATCGCGATTTTCGAGAAGGAAAAGCCGAAGGAAAAGGCCAAGGCGGCTGAAGAGGAGCCCTCGAGCGACGACGAGCGCGAGTAG